The genomic region GGCGACAGCCGATAcaacagcattatttttttatgggtaaggattttttgtaattggaaaaatttccatcattttcttttgagtttgtattttaaaagttaaacgaTAGACTCCAGCTCCCGCTCACATGTTCGTCtctgcccatcaacaaatgcAGGAATCCGATCACCAGCATGACTCGCAAAACGGAGCTGAAACTTGAGCACTAagcgttgaaaatggccaagcgaaaaatatcgcattttttccacacagtctacatctctgtcggacaCAAAGAGGACacttctttataactgtacataattttaagttaattgggatcaaaagtcactcgtatgcatactagGAAACAAGTTTGTTTCAGGTTAGAGTATTCGGAATTTTCTTCAATAACTAAGACAGTATTGGCAAAAGTGCTATAATAAAATTCTTGTTTCTGgcaaccaagacaaacatctacaactttgtttacgtcaggaatagacgtattctaaatgtgcaactttcatcactgcaacgtctaaggcaccgtctacaaatgaccttaacacagacgcaagtggcggtcgtgaaggccccagagcactacacactgttttttgtaataatttcaatagcttataaacggtccttcataagaccaccaaacaagttgtattgcataaagtgcatggtgtacgGCAACCGACAACGTTTTTTTAAAAagtgggtcgcgacttaatgaccaTGAGGAtaaagtgggtcccgggctgagaccagttgagaacccttGCGATAGTCATCATGAAActcattttttcttcattttctctacTACAGTCTAAGAAAGCTGGGCCAACAGAAGAGCTTCCTGAGGGCTGTGATGTGTCGGCCCCCAGTGTGAAAAACAAGCAGGCAAAGAAAGACCATAGCAGATGGTTTTCAGGTGAGATTTAGCGTGATTACATGTTACCAAAACGTGATGCATTACGAGGTTATTTATTCATAACTATAATTTTCCACAATTTATGTTTTTAGTGACATTTCCTTATGTGCATCATTAGTGTCTGCCTCATAGATGCTTAAAGTAAATGTTTCTTTCACCACAGCTATTTGCTGTACTAGAGTGGAGGAGGCAGTGATGGAGGAGCTCAACACTCCTCCATGTGGGAAAAGTGGTGGAGTCGTATCCACCTCTGGGATTAATCCAGCTGTTCTAACTGAAGAGCTGAGGAATACACTGCCAAGCAATGTGAGTACcaatctctgtatctctgtcttcctatctgcctgtgtgtctgagttaccatagcaacatgagcctttggccatgtctggtcagaccttcacaacattagatgttctttacattagcattttacttaaagaaataatcagcttaaggttaaaaaaaggtaataattaaaaatcattaagcttttggatactgatgaactttttacactttcctttaacctaactagatgaaaatggaggatttgatTGAAGTGCTGGAAAAAATCTCGGCATGGGTCAAAGTGGCAGTGAAGGAGGTGGTTGCTCAGGACCTCATCCCTATAGTGAGGAACCTGATGCTGGAAAGGATTGCGGCTCTGGACCGAGTAAAAGCACAAATGAGCTGCAGGGGTACTCGGTCAGTGCTGTCGGATACTGACCTTTCTGAGGAGGCACTCCAGTCGGGCATCGTGAGGAGATTTGTGAAGACTGCTTCAGAAACTTTTCTCCAAGAACGCCTTGGGTTGACATCCTGGACCAAGCCCGACACTGATCACTACGGTTCTAGAAGCGCATCTGTGACGGAGGCTGACGTGGAAGTGAAGCTGTCACTACAGAGATGCTGCTCAGAGCTGTCAGCTCTGATTGCCCTCACTCTGTTCGGTGATGTCGCTGGCATCACCATCTCTTGGACAGAACAGGACCATACAGGCTCCGCTCTGCAGagtgcagcacagacagtggacgtggggctggagaagaaatcttggtggttcaggtttccaagatttctgaagctgagattcaaggtatctgtttttaaaatgtatttattcccagtcacaccattagctttagattctgctcttctgaatgattttcaaccatacatttatgctaccgtcaatcatattttgaatgattttATATCAAATTGTCTGCTCTTTTTAAAGAAACGGACAACCTAAGTGCATGTTCACACGGAGGACCAGGTGGTGGACAGACATATTCCAGATGGTACGCATTTTAGTATTTCTTTGGTGAAGTTTAATTCATGACAGTATTATGTATAAAGAAGTGAGGGGTCCATGGTATAGTagtcttccatggtttagtTGTGTTCTATGGTTTAGTAGTCTTTCCTGCTGCACAACTAATAGGGCATGAACAACAATGACAACAGCATGGAAGACTACACACAGCATCCCTCTCACGCCGTCTGTTTGCTTTGACTTTGCAGGTTTCCAGTCTACCAGTGCTgaagcaccatccacctctgacaAGACCATCTCTAAGCTCAGGAGAAAGTCGACGCATTCCAGATTGGCAACAGCTTTCTCAAAGATCTGCAGAAAATGAGGGGAAAACACCTACTTGGGTGATATTGCTGGAAGTAGAAAATGTTATTCAATtaaaatgggggaaaaaaaaagaaaaccagaCTGCTTCATTGTGATACCTGCATGACAGAAGGCAACATGCATtgtgtcctggtccacaaacttcattactcctcttgtcctggaagtctgggtgaagatcaggttgcacagctgtctgtggtttctactccaggaagaagcactggagacctacatgatggagagtaagaaagagacagaaaagcaaaataaagactttgatggggtcagagacctgacccatcacctggactgtgtgtatgtgtatatataaaagAGGAATAACTCACTAGAGGTCCTTTGTCCTCAGGGGGGGAGGGccgtcttccagggcttccctggtgctggccggtagagcccacggtcatctgcagaagggggggaggcaggtcctactgaacctgtaggaggaggacaggaaaagttgtaatgctgaatgtgatgtatagcaaacaatagcatacagttatgtttgtgtatgttgtacGTGTTTCAATGGCGACGTATGTAGTCCTGCTCCAACGTAGATGATAGAGTCTAACAAAGTTGGGGCCGGGGATACTCATTTAAATGCAGAGCATAGGATCTTTCAAGGGAGAACTTCACGGGggcagcgagtgtggccagacaTGCCGCTAAGCTTTTACTGCACAGTTTTACCAATGTTTTATCCGGTTTAAGGgactatgttcatgtgtgtgctgcacaaattaaaaaaacaatggGTGAGGTCTATCGTTGGAGTCAAGCCTGATGACAAGGCATCTCCACAAAGACCAAACATAGTTCAATGTTTTACTGAAAAGTTGGggagatgtgttagggttacacaaacctcaAAAGATGAAACATTAAACAGAGTGTTAGGGGCAAAGAGAAGAAGGGGCAGATGCACAACCCCCCACGTGGGTGATCAGTCCATGTGAGTCCCAACAGTCCAACATCTAGTCCTCATGTTATGGGGAAAACCGActtcatctgaaaaacacacaaatacatacaaacatttgtttttatgtgGAAAAGTAAAAGGCATGATACATAGTGAGATTAGAACTTTGTATAAGAATCTATTAAAATGCTGTGTAGGTGAttaaaagcctggaggtggGCGTGGAGGGGGTCCTCTTGATGTGTCAGGACTGGTGGAGAAAACAGCAGGGTCcggtgtctccagggtctgggtgtgattAGACTCATGTGACCTGAAAAGGCCATCTGAACCGATGGAGACACCCTTATACGTCACAGAAACTTCTGATTGCTGAAAAACACAAATAAGAGTAAAAATAAGTGAAGATGCCTTTAGGAATCATTTTCTAAATACCCCATAAGTAAGTCTAAATGTAATCAGGTATGAGGATGCACTAACCTGAAAGATATTCTGCACAGATGACGACGTTGACTGCGTGCACAGGTATATCGTTGCTTCTGTGATGCTGGATTCCCTCCGCTGAATTAacagaggacatgctgatgagTGTGATTAAGAACGGGACATGCTagtttaaaatgcatttatccAAGACTCTTACTTATCTTGATGCAGGCCACGGCTTTAGCGTTGGCAAAGTAGTGGAGGGTGAGCTACAAATGCATAGAAAATGTTAGGTTGAAGGACATCAACTGTGGCAAGTCCATTCTCACTGAAACTGAGAACCTGTTcccatgactcacctctgcATCTATGTTGTAAAATACATTGTTGAGCACCCACCAGTGCTCACTCTCCTGCCCCCTGTAGGCAGATTTGTGCTGGAgcgtcacctccaccacctgcagtcatgcagaaaaaaaactttacCACTGAAATGGACAAAGCTCTTATAAACTGCTTATACTTATATCTGCCAAAAAGCCAGTAATACACATTAAATTCTGAAGGGAACCTTTGTAGCTGACGAAAACGTCTGTGAGAAGGTGAAGGCATACGCCCTGTGTGCTCTGTGCAACGCTTGCTGAGCATGACGCCTCGACTGTGGAGAAAACCAAAAACTTACTTTGCGAGACAAATATGTGCAAAACCAGCATTTTACAATAATTGTGACCAGAGCCtcgcaaaaataaataatggaTGCTAGTAGTTCTGCACACAAACTTCCATAAACAAAATGAATCTGGCTAAGAGAATATCCACGAAGTAAATAGCCAGCTCCCTCTCGGATCGGGGAATGGGGCATTAAAGAAGTCGGTGTAATACACACGTTGGTCCACCCGGCGTGCCGTGTCAGTTACACGTTTTTGTATGCCTGAAACGTGAAATGCACACGCTGACATAAAACGACTGAAAATGGACAAATACCCGTATGATGACGACGGAGACGCCGTGACGCTCTCATTTTTGCTCAGGTATTACATGCTCAATGGTTGTAGGTTAGTATGTTTTGGTAATCTCTATTAAATCGTATTAATCATTTTTTGATTGAAGTGTTTAGGATTTCAGTTAATGTAACACAAATAGTGACATAATTTAGCCGCCCACACTCACTTACAGCGTAGATCTTTATGGGTATCTAGGTATGTAGCTAGCTCTGAAATCCCATAGCTTCCTATCTAGCTAATGAAGACGTATCTGCATTTATGCAAATACACATTAAGTATCTCCCACTAGCTAAATTTTCAGATCTAGCTAGCCAGCTAGTTAGATAAACATTTTTCAGTGTAATTATGATAAAACATTCAACTTTAACAAAATACAACTACATGACAGTTGTAGGTATGAAGTCGACGTTCAAGGGTATAGGATAGTGTAGATAATAATCAAAGAGCCAAAcagatttctttatttttacgTCTCTACCCTTGAAGTGTCTCATAATTTTACATAGCCTAGCTACACTGATTGCATGTCCTGTTTATTTCTGATTCATAAATGAGAGTATGCTAGAATTATTTGGACCTACTTGGTCTTTTAGACGATTTTAGAATGAAGGTTTAGCATGATTTACTGCTTTACCAATCAACTGGGTTAAGGTACAGTTGCACAAATTGTCACTATTTGCATGGGTACTAAGAATGAATCTTTCGAAATTGTTTTAAGGGGCATTGACTaattctctgtctgtgtgtgtgtgtgtgtatttagaaaTGCCCGGACGTGGAACTACCTTCAAGAAGTGTGTGGCTTGCCACAATTTAATTAATATTGCTTGCAAAGTTTGCACATCATGTACAGCAAAACAACCATCTAaattaagacaaaaaaaaaaaaaacttgaccaTAAACGTACGGAATGGGTTCAGGCCCATAAAAGAAATCACACAGCATCACACATAAAAGATGAAGCTTCACTACTGGTATGTGATTGATTTTCATTCTACAGATTTGAAATAATATGGAAAATTATAAATTAGCATTTTAGTGCAAATTATTCACTTTTTGGGGGTGATTGTTTTAGCTTGAGAAATTACAGGCTCTGGGAATACGAGCAGTAATGTTTTTATCAGAGCCTGGAAGGAAGACTGGCTCCTGGGTGTTAGAGACTCTGTCCCCCAGGTGTCAATTTACAGAGACATTGTCTGCCTGTTTAAAAAGAATGCAGTCCCTATTTGACATGGTAGTCCAAGGTAAGAATATTCTGATGTCCTATATCCTGAGTTCTATACTAAAATAATGTGCTGGGGCGTAAGCACAGATAATGCAGATATTGGCCTAACTAGCTTGCCTAACATATCACTTCCATATAAATGTGATTACACTTTTTTCCTTAAATGTAGGATGGATTCATATTGGAGTCCAGGGGCTAGGAGTAGCAGCAACAGCTGTCCAGGGGCCAGCAGCAGTTGTCCAGGGGCCAGCAGCAGTTGTCCAGGGGCCAGCAGCAGTTGTCCAGGGgccagcagcagcagttcaggggCCAGCAGCAGTTCAGGGGACAGCAGCAGTTCAGGGCGCAGTAGTAGCAGGTTTGATGcctcttatttttatttttacttttttcttgTAGTAGAGGTAATTGCAGTCTGTCCACCTTTTAGAAAGAGGATCAAAAATTAACAGGTGTGTTATTTTTAATTCCATACACTCTAACCAATGATTGAGTTTTCACATATCTTATTTTCAACAGTGCGCTGCTCATTTGTGTAAATTACAATGAGTGATTTAATATTGAGTAAGAGTGTGTCTTACTGGGCCCATTCAGCGTTTTGAGGCATCTCAGACTTCTGTACGTTTTGGTGATTTTACCTTTATCATGCTCTGTTTATCcccttctctgtctgtcttggtATTCCATGTGTCCATGTTTTGGTTTTCCCATGTGTTCTGCCACACCCCTGTCATTTGTAACTCCACCTTCTCATCATTTTCAgttgtgtcttgtttagttccTAAGTTTCTCTTTAGTATCTGGTGTGTGCTTTGTTCAAGTCATGTCTCTTCGATCTTGTTTTTTGTTCCTTATATGATTGCCCTCCTGATATGACCCTTGACTGCTATAACTCAGGGTTCCCGCGgggtcttaaaaagtcttaaaatgtctgaaattcaaaactttaaatttaaggccttaaaagacttaaaaaacagccagattttcatccaaggtcttaaatttaatttagtcaggtcttaaaattttaccttagttaattttagaaaagtgtagtttaatcgaaacgtccggaagtcagttctgtgttgtctgtgtttgtgcggggctacaggtgttggtacgtgttaattaattaaactacaaaacccataataaccgcaggcaggaaacggtccttgtcacgaaaagccttcacgcaattttgtgcctcatccccgccgtcttcgctatcgtcagtgccggtgttctgtcgatttttcctacccatcgaaaattcataccaaggcttactgcgcatgcgcaagtcgcttttacgtcactattttggtggccgcctactacacccatcgatttttcctgcctgctagcgaatttcaacagtgcagtactatttagtcctttcaatagtgcagtaagttaatttcttgtttataattccttctttgtttgcaattgctatgttttcaactgtgcattaagttaactagttgattaaaatgttttaaacagcgCCGTTTTACTACCTGTTATTACCTATTtatagggacttggatatttccgcatgataatgattgagccgtgTAATAATACACtaatacgcaaaataaaacttttattttaaagctcatcctactttttaaacgctgatttgcgctacattacaacgtttccataaggtaaacaaactagagatacgtctacaatactactttttaaacactGATTTGCActacattacaacgtttccataaggtaaacaaactaagagatacgtctacaaatactactttttaaacgctggtttgcgctacattacgacgtttccataaggtaaacaaactaagagatacgtctacaaatacgcgatgccaacggacacggtaggaacattcgacaaggtaggaaaattcgacagactAGTCTATGGGGTTGTTAAGCTGTGACGCATCATCTTTGCGAAACTTCACGTCCGGGTCCAAACACTCGCTGCATTGAGTCCCTTAATATGCCGCAGTGCTGTGTGCCCTGCTGTTTTAACAGATCCGAGTCTAAAACAACGACCCTTTTGTCTTTCTACCGCTTTCCTtgcaatgagaaagagagaagaaaatggGTGCAGTTGATAAGGTAAGTTCtatttctaaaaaaaatctTGACAGTGCCTCCGTGGGCgctaatgctagctagctaaccccacagagaaaaaaaagccaACTTGCCCCTTTTTGGATTGCTTGATATTCTAGCTATGGGTTTAATACAATGTTTCTTGCCACATACAGATATTTtagttcttgttttgttttatttgttgtccaGCTAAAGTAAAACTAAAGTAAAGATAGCTCTGGTTAACTTAGCTAGTGGCGCTAACACTAGCTAGATTAGCTAGCTCGTAAAAGGCAACACCAGGATATCTTTTCGGATATCCTTGATATATtgtatggatacacacacaacagttaGCTGATCAGGAGTGTCCGTAAAAATACCAAGCAAAAATACAGCTGATGCTACTGTTGCATCCTATATTTACCTTTTTCAGTATGCATATACATTACTGCTTAGCCCGTTTCCATTAGTTTATTACTGCCGTACACTTACCATACATAATTCTCACATTTtattgcaatatatatatatacacacacaattttataaGGTCCTTATTTCTTTAGCACTTTGTTAGAGGAACCCAAGTAAGCTGTGACTAATGATTAATGataattttttcttcttttacagACGTGAAAACTTCACCCCAAACTGCAACTCCAGGGTGTGTAGTTGGCACTTTCCCAATGGCAAAGCTGCTGGACCTTCGCGATTCGCTTGGAACCAGGGAAAGGCTTTTCATTTTCCTGACCACCCCAGCAATCCCCCTAAGCAGAAGAAGCAGATTGTCCCTTCCAGTGATGATGCAacagacacaggacacacagctgACATGGCAACCCCACAAACCCCTACTACATCCCAACCAAGTCTTGTCATGCTTGAGGTTGAGAATGACATGCTTAGAGAAGAGAACAAAAAATTGAAAGAACAGTTGgagaaacaaaagcaaaccTTTTCTTTCAGTCAGATTTCCTCCCATCCTAACAAAGTCCAATACTACACTGGATTACCTGATGCTGCCACAGTATTTTTTTTGGAAGCACTTCTTTCTAGATTTGAGCTACAGTATCATTCTGATTGGACTGTCCAAATTATGCCCCTTATTGATCAGTTACTCCTTACTTTGATGAAGCttaaattgaattgtggccatgTAGACCTTGCAACAAGGTTTAATTGTAGCACAGCAACTGTAACTAACATCTTTACCACCATCATCTGTGCTCTGTATGATATTTTGTATGTCGGTCTACTTGAAAACATCCCCTCCACGGCCAAGAATCAGACTTCGCTGCCAGACTGCTTCCGACCTTTTCCTAACTGTAGAATAGTCCTTGACTGCACAGAGGTTGCTGTCTCCAACACAGAGAGGCTTGACACACAGTGTCATTTGTACAGCCACTACAAAGGACGGACCACGCTAAAGGCTCTAATTGGTGTGGCTCCCAATGGTGTGATTACTTTTGCCAGTAACCTGTACGGTGGGAGCGCCTCAGACAAGTCAATAACAGCTGACAGTGGACTTCTCCAACATCTACAAGCAGGTGATCTGGTTATTGCAGACAAGGGCTTCACAATTCGGGACATTTTGCCAGAGGGAGTTCTTCTTAACACCCCGTCTTTCTTGCTCAACGGACAGTTTACACAGGAGGAAGTAAACAATAACAGACTTATCTCCTGTGCAAGGATACATGTGGAGCGGTCTATTCAGAGGCTGaaactgttttgcattttggacCACATCCCTTACCAGTACAGGAAAAATGTTAACAAGATActgaaagtatgtgtgtgtcttacaaatTTGCAAACCCCAATTCTCCGTGAAATTCAATGAAATATCTGATGTATGTAAATCAGTTAGCAGGACAGTGGCAAATTAAAACatgtttacaattattgtgACTGAAGAATGATTTACACAACTTTGCAGAAAACctttattaaaaaagtaaaaccagattaaaatgtttgtcttttttacaTTCA from Brachyhypopomus gauderio isolate BG-103 unplaced genomic scaffold, BGAUD_0.2 sc315, whole genome shotgun sequence harbors:
- the LOC143504691 gene encoding uncharacterized protein LOC143504691, with product MFKLMMRSKKAGPTEELPEGCDVSAPSVKNKQAKKDHSRWFSAICCTRVEEAVMEELNTPPCGKSGGVVSTSGINPAVLTEELRNTLPSNMKMEDLIEVLEKISAWVKVAVKEVVAQDLIPIVRNLMLERIAALDRVKAQMSCRGTRSVLSDTDLSEEALQSGIVRRFVKTASETFLQERLGLTSWTKPDTDHYGSRSASVTEADVEVKLSLQRCCSELSALIALTLFGDVAGITISWTEQDHTGSALQSAAQTVDVGLEKKSWWFRFPRFLKLRFKKRTT
- the LOC143504690 gene encoding uncharacterized protein LOC143504690 yields the protein MPQCCVPCCFNRSESKTTTLLSFYRFPCNEKERRKWVQLIRRENFTPNCNSRVCSWHFPNGKAAGPSRFAWNQGKAFHFPDHPSNPPKQKKQIVPSSDDATDTGHTADMATPQTPTTSQPSLVMLEVENDMLREENKKLKEQLEKQKQTFSFSQISSHPNKVQYYTGLPDAATVFFLEALLSRFELQYHSDWTVQIMPLIDQLLLTLMKLKLNCGHVDLATRFNCSTATVTNIFTTIICALYDILYVGLLENIPSTAKNQTSLPDCFRPFPNCRIVLDCTEVAVSNTERLDTQCHLYSHYKGRTTLKALIGVAPNGVITFASNLYGGSASDKSITADSGLLQHLQAGDLVIADKGFTIRDILPEGVLLNTPSFLLNGQFTQEEVNNNRLISCARIHVERSIQRLKLFCILDHIPYQYRKNVNKILKVCVCLTNLQTPILREIQ